In one Roseburia intestinalis L1-82 genomic region, the following are encoded:
- a CDS encoding ATP-binding protein codes for MVVKTAVLKELETLYAKSGNQLCVLYGRPDLEKELLLKTFLQNKKAFYYRARYASPESQKQMMAEALEEKLQVRLQKYDYEEYFNRIKSGGPEKLILVIDEFSYIAKKDTDFINAVLKLKAKKLYPGPVMILLCSSVVSWVEKEMENCIGTDAVKKIDQTIKLSNLNFLEVVRVLPDYPVSECIRVYGVIGGVTGYINHWNPKVDLKTNICRQILSRNGYMYNKAENIIGASLRELSVYDTILACIAGGCDKLNDLYLKTGFSRAKISVYMKNLAASDIIEKAVSFETGGWENAKKGVYRIRDNYVNFWFRFIYPHLSALYMMSAEEFYDTYIEPGLNTYLNRYFVGVCMEYLWLLNLTGKLPLHIKKMGTWIGKTGNIDIIAQNEVRENLVGLCNWEKPQVTMEMCEELFANMKKAKISANYYFLFSASTFEQAVVEMAEQDKRFVLIDMSEL; via the coding sequence ATGGTTGTAAAAACGGCTGTTTTAAAGGAATTAGAAACACTGTATGCAAAGTCCGGCAATCAGTTATGCGTTTTATATGGCAGGCCGGATCTGGAAAAAGAATTGTTATTGAAGACTTTCCTGCAGAACAAAAAAGCCTTTTATTATCGTGCACGGTATGCGTCACCGGAGTCTCAAAAACAGATGATGGCGGAAGCGTTAGAGGAAAAACTGCAGGTCAGGCTGCAAAAATATGATTATGAGGAATATTTTAACCGGATCAAAAGCGGTGGACCGGAAAAGCTTATCTTAGTGATCGATGAGTTTTCTTATATTGCCAAAAAAGATACGGATTTTATTAATGCTGTTTTAAAATTAAAGGCAAAAAAATTGTATCCGGGGCCGGTCATGATCCTGCTGTGCAGCTCTGTTGTATCGTGGGTTGAGAAGGAAATGGAAAATTGTATCGGCACAGATGCAGTGAAAAAGATCGATCAGACGATCAAGCTTTCCAATCTGAATTTTCTGGAAGTTGTGCGTGTACTTCCGGATTATCCGGTCAGCGAATGTATCCGGGTTTACGGCGTGATCGGCGGGGTTACCGGTTATATCAATCACTGGAACCCGAAGGTAGATTTAAAGACCAACATCTGCAGGCAGATTTTATCAAGAAACGGCTATATGTATAATAAGGCAGAAAATATTATCGGTGCAAGCCTGCGGGAATTGTCCGTGTATGATACAATCTTAGCTTGTATTGCGGGCGGGTGTGACAAATTAAACGACCTGTACTTAAAGACAGGATTTTCGCGTGCAAAGATCAGCGTCTATATGAAAAATCTTGCCGCTTCCGACATTATCGAAAAGGCAGTATCGTTTGAGACCGGCGGATGGGAGAATGCCAAAAAGGGAGTTTACCGGATCCGGGATAACTATGTCAATTTCTGGTTCCGCTTTATTTATCCGCATTTGTCAGCTCTCTACATGATGTCTGCGGAAGAGTTTTATGATACTTACATCGAACCGGGATTAAATACCTACTTAAACCGTTACTTTGTGGGTGTCTGCATGGAATATCTGTGGCTTTTAAATCTTACAGGAAAATTGCCGCTTCATATTAAAAAAATGGGAACATGGATCGGCAAGACAGGAAATATTGATATCATTGCCCAGAATGAAGTGCGGGAAAATCTGGTCGGTTTGTGCAACTGGGAAAAACCGCAGGTCACAATGGAGATGTGTGAAGAATTGTTTGCAAATATGAAAAAAGCAAAGATCAGTGCGAATTATTATTTCCTGTTTTCTGCGAGCACATTTGAACAGGCAGTTGTTGAAATGGCAGAACAGGATAAGCGTTTTGTTCTGATCGATATGAGTGAATTATAA